In the Helianthus annuus cultivar XRQ/B chromosome 11, HanXRQr2.0-SUNRISE, whole genome shotgun sequence genome, one interval contains:
- the LOC110891518 gene encoding GTP-binding nuclear protein Ran-3, giving the protein MALPNQQTVDYPSFKLVIVGDGGTGKTTFVKRHLTGEFEKKYEPTIGVEVHPLDFFTNCGKIRFYCWDTAGQEKFGGLRDGYYIHGQCAIIMFDVTARLTYKNVPTWHRDLCRVCENIPIVLCGNKVDVKNRQVKAKQVTFHRKKNLQYYEISAKSNYNFEKPFLYLARKLAGDPNLHFVESPALAPPEVQIDIAAQQQHEAELAAAASQPLPDDDDDAFE; this is encoded by the exons ATG gcGTTGCCGAATCAGCAAACTGTTGATTATCCGAGTTTCAAGCTTGTTATTGTCGGCGATGGTGGAACTG GAAAAACAACTTTTGTGAAGAGACATTTGACCGGAGAATTTGAGAAGAAATACGAAC CAACTATTGGTGTTGAGGTTCACCCTTTGGATTTCTTCACTAATTGTGGAAAGATCCGGTTTTACTGTTGGGATACAGCTGGCCAGGAGAAATTTGGTGGTCTTCGTGATGGATATTA CATTCACGGTCAATGTGCCATCATTATGTTTGATGTCACTGCAAGGTTGACTTACAAGAATGTTCCCACATGGCATCGTGATCTTTGCCG TGTTTGTGAAAACATTCCAATTGTACTTTGTGGAAACAAAGTTGATGTTAAGAACCGTCAAGTGAAGGCAAAACAGGTTACTTTTCACAGAAAGAAGAACTTGCAGTATTACGAGATATCTGCTAAGAGTAATTACAACTTTGAGAAGCCGTTTCTTTATCTTGCAAGGAAACTCGCTGG GGACCCTAACTTGCATTTTGTTGAGTCTCCTGCTCTAGCTCCTCCGGAAGTGCAAATTGACATTGCCGCGCAACAACA GCATGAAGCTGAGCTTGCTGCAGCTGCCAGCCAGCCTCTTCCAGATGACGACGATGATGCTTTTGAATAG